A DNA window from Pseudodesulfovibrio thermohalotolerans contains the following coding sequences:
- a CDS encoding SGNH/GDSL hydrolase family protein, with protein MLHFLGNCQMEFLGKAVAALGLPVAHRPLASPMTHASHPGGIPPELARQARLHGPDDIFNGRLPEYQFGLPGLDDAPELLVLNLFHETAPLFLHNDGFIFHLNPAACAGRPELAAWINGQCRPIAPNPTSYLQRFGRFLSQAREQLPETPILVMARLNHYPAFGPSPQSYLPGWDDLSREAPAHYAVWKRELDVHILDMNRVFGGIRRDTGESIESHCPFLKIKREEQDGAVVGLRASRDVEHIGPIWAVLADKIAAFAKTGEIRYEPHETVPAEWNRPWRPTALDDEAVIDRFATESNYPWAEAVASFFMDLGRDRTPLLAASGEFMPVCHNTLHMIRAYGRIFRNPLLATFCDAHRPAAEAFTANGSFYRADYLARLDKIREHALT; from the coding sequence ATGCTGCACTTTCTGGGCAACTGTCAAATGGAATTCCTCGGCAAGGCCGTGGCCGCCCTTGGCCTGCCCGTTGCCCACCGGCCACTCGCCTCGCCCATGACCCACGCCAGCCATCCCGGCGGAATACCGCCCGAACTAGCGCGGCAGGCTCGCCTGCATGGTCCGGATGACATCTTCAACGGGCGGCTGCCGGAATACCAGTTCGGGCTGCCGGGCCTCGACGACGCGCCCGAGCTACTGGTCCTGAACCTGTTCCATGAAACAGCCCCGCTCTTTCTGCACAACGACGGCTTCATCTTCCACCTGAACCCGGCTGCCTGCGCGGGCAGACCTGAGCTGGCCGCCTGGATCAACGGGCAGTGCCGTCCCATCGCGCCCAATCCTACCTCCTATCTCCAGCGATTCGGTCGCTTTCTCTCGCAGGCCCGCGAACAACTCCCTGAAACGCCCATACTGGTCATGGCGCGGCTCAACCACTACCCCGCCTTTGGCCCGTCTCCGCAATCCTATCTTCCGGGATGGGACGATCTGAGCCGCGAAGCCCCGGCCCACTACGCGGTCTGGAAACGCGAACTTGACGTACACATACTCGACATGAACCGCGTTTTCGGCGGCATCCGGCGCGATACAGGCGAAAGCATCGAATCCCATTGCCCGTTCCTCAAAATCAAACGGGAGGAACAAGACGGCGCGGTGGTCGGGCTTCGCGCCTCCCGCGACGTGGAGCACATCGGCCCCATCTGGGCCGTTCTGGCCGACAAGATCGCGGCCTTCGCCAAGACCGGCGAGATACGATACGAACCGCACGAGACCGTGCCCGCTGAATGGAACCGCCCATGGCGGCCGACAGCCCTGGATGACGAAGCCGTCATCGACCGTTTCGCCACCGAGAGCAACTACCCCTGGGCCGAGGCCGTGGCCAGTTTCTTCATGGACCTCGGCCGGGACCGCACCCCCCTGCTGGCCGCGTCCGGCGAGTTCATGCCCGTCTGCCACAATACCCTGCACATGATCCGCGCCTATGGACGCATTTTCAGGAATCCGCTCCTGGCCACCTTTTGCGACGCCCACCGTCCAGCCGCCGAAGCCTTCACCGCCAACGGATCGTTCTATCGGGCCGACTATCTGGCCCGGCTCGACAAGATCAGGGAACACGCCCTGACGTAG